From Argopecten irradians isolate NY chromosome 3, Ai_NY, whole genome shotgun sequence:
AATGATATTCTAATTTCGTCACAGATCTCGACAAAATCCTAATTTAACCCGATATCAGTTGTCCTTAACCTTGATACGCTATCTTTGCATGTGTTTGAGTTGGGAACCGGGTATGTCACGTGATTGAGAGTTATCTCCTATATATAGACGGTGACTTTACATGTCTGTGTCGGTGTCACCTCGAGCATCGTTCGAGTCCTTCTAGATATCATCTAGTCCTTCTCAATATCATCGCATTCGTCGATAGGAAGAGGTGATCAGTCTGCCAGAATGTTGAGCAACGAACCACCGCCGTACAATGCAAAGCAGGTGagttatttcaaataattaatctatgactttttatattgatttttcattGATTACGTACATGCATTCACATGCTAACGCGGCAGTCAAGAACatcttttttgtatttgataGGCGTGGAAAGGAAAATGATAAGGAtcgtattgttttatttcttatgGCCTTattatttacaaagaaaatacatttatatctatttttatgtCAGTGAACATTTGATAGTATTTGAAGCAATAGTAAAGCTAGTAGGATTCAGAGTTTCTAGAGGATTATCATTTGCCCATAATAAAATACATTCCTGTCACCAAACGAATGATTTACTAAGtctaattgttttttttattataatattattttatggtGGTTATTAAAGCATGTATATATGAACGATAAAAACACAATTCCAATCTGATGGTAACAAGCGAACGGTTTTCTTGTAGTATAaggttttattataataaactTTTGGTTTTCGATTTTAGGAGGAGTCCTTCGACAATGCTGGTTTTGTGAGCGATATCGGTGTAATTGAGAATGTAAGTACAAAAAGCAATTACTGCTATGTTACAGGTATAACATATAAGTTAAACTCATGTCGCAATCATTAACTTAAATGAATTCCAGATTACACAGTCTTTAATAAAATATCGTTTAatcttgaaattatttcattttctttcaaataaaagATTACTTCCAATATGCAGCCATCTCCCTTCAAAATTCAACACTTTTGTCGTTCATAGCACAGGAAATCTGTTcttttttcaatataataatatataatattaggAATGAACAATTAAATTTACCTCTCAGCTTCAGTGTACTTTTCAGACAATGTTACCTTGAACGATGAGGTAAATTTACCTAACCTATTGCGTTCTTCAGGGTATCGATAAAAAGGATGTGaaggaggaggaagaggagaTTGATCCTTGGGAATTACCTGAACTCAAAGACAACTCCACGCCTTTCAATGGTAAGTAAATATCAgttgataaaatgtaaatatatgacagTTGACACGTGGTGTTAAACAGCATAGATACTAATTCGACTGTACGAATACTATGTGCTAACATCTATCTTTTAACTTTCTTGTTCTCTTTCAGAAATGACAGGCAATCAAAAGGTGGTGTACATTCTGTGGGTCCTGCTAAGGTTTACGTTGTTCCTTGGCTTTCTCTACCTTTTCATTTGTTCCTTGGATTTTCTCAGTTCGGCATTCCGTTTATTGGGAGGTAGGTTCTTTTCATCTAAGATTCTATTTCTGTAGTAATAATCTTATCCCTTAACACATTGATTTGCTTTTActgttaacaaaaaaaaaaaaaaaacaatgatgaaGGTATTGCTGTTGATTTGGaatcaaaacaacaataaacaaaaGTATTGTGATTAAATGTTAACAGGTAAGGCAGCAGGCGAGGTGTTCCGGAACAATGTGATCCTACGGAACCCTGTAACTGGTGTGATGATTGGTATCCTAGCAACTGTTCTGGTCCAGAGTTCCTCCACCAGTACTTCTATCGTGGTGGCCATGGTGGGAGCTGGACGTAAGTGTCTGGATTATTCGTATTACAGTTGACAATGCAAGTTATAAAAATCGTACTGAGATTTAAAACAGAATAATATCTTTTAAATGGTTTACAGATTACACTTGAATGTAGGCCATCGTTTCTATGGATGTTTGGTTGACATTTTAATTTTAGGGCACCTTGTTACCAGTGTTGGCAAACCTGGGTATAAATAGAGGAGTGTTATAAAACCGGTTCGCACATAGTACTCCACAAGCCTGATGACTGAACTAACCATACAAAGTCTACCCCAAATTATAGGAAAGATTTTTTGCAACATAAGTTATTTAActttaagatactttttttaACTTGTATCTAACTTTATTACAAGTACACGTGCGAACTTTAACTGTTCTAGAACAACAACTGAACAAGAAGCCAATTAAAAAcaacgatatacatgtaaataacgaGATTTTATGTTCGTCTGTGAATTATAACATTAATATCTAATTATGTGACGATTTCAATAAGTTCTTTATATTTCCAGTCCTTGATGTCCCGACTGGTATTCCTATCGTGATGGGTGCTAATATTGGTACTTCCGTGACCAACACGATCGTGGCTCTGGGACAGATTACCGATAGGGACGACTTCCGGCGGGCCTTCGCCGGGGCCACTGTCCACGATATGTTCAACTGGACATGTGTGCTTGTACTACTTCCGTTAGAGGTCATATCAGGTAGGTGACGTcaacatcaaatatttttcaagcATGCATTTTAAGAAAATGCGAGATCAATACAATTAGTTGTATAATAACAGAAAATGTAAGTTATACGAGTTTTATCAGTGGTACCCTGGTAAAGTTACCTGTACACAATAACTGTAGTATGTTCTtcgaatattttattgttaaatgcAAACAAAACTTGAAGaacttttcaatttttattatacaatttgtatttgaaacatttaaatttcgTTTATTACTTAGGATACCTCTTCCGTTTGAGCCGGGCGATCGTTGACAGTTTACCTCTGGAGAAGTATAGTGATGGCGAGACAGACTTGCTAAAGGCGATCACAAAACCATTTACCAAAAAAATTATTCAGGTAATTTTAAGACGAGTTTGGAATGAAAAAGTAACATTATTTATACGTCAATGGATAATAAGTGCTACGTGCTCAGTGAAGACGCCAAAAAACAATGTTTCCTCATATCAATTGCTAGTTTGGTGCTTCATAATTTTAACGAGTTATGAatttttttctgacaaaatACGTTGTTTATTGACATTATATATCtttcattaaatgttttatttctttgttatCTCCTTTTAGGTAGATAGTGGCGCTATACATAAAATCGCTCAAAACGAGGAAGTTGATACTCTTCTCGAAATGTGCTGCAAGTATGAAAAACCAGATCCTGTTAATGTCACTTATTCCAATGGAACGTTGAATATGACGGAAGAGAACAAAGTCTGTGTTGAACAATGTAAGTAAACACCCTCCTCCTCCcctcatcaccatcatcatcatcgtcaccaCCATTATCATCTTCGTCCATCttcatcaatatcattatatcaatatcaacaaCACAACTGgagataaattaaatatattccGATTGTCtgtattcattatttttgtcaaaaagaTTGTGTGATTGGTTTGAAATTTAAAACGATATCAGGATTatattacaaaatcacactcaTGATATCTGTGTTGACAACACTTTTTCAGTATTATCACTTGCTAAAATCAAAATTCGTTGATTGTTTGAAGACTCGTTGACTGAAAGACGAAGAATTGAAAAACAAGGGTCATATTGAGCTATTTAGGTATTCCATTTATAAACATTCTTCCAAATTATAATTTGGTGATGCATTTTGTAGCGAAAGCTATCACACAAAAGTACAGATGTGTCGTTTCTTTGTTTGCCAGGTGAGTTCCTCTTTAAAGACATTGGTTTAAAGGACACAGAAATAGGTGGGATTTTACTTGTGATTGCACTCATTCTTCTATGCGTATGTCTGCTTTCCATCGTGAAACTGCTCAATTCTCTTCTGAAAGGCAACATAAGGAGAATAATCAAGAAAGTGATTAATGCAGAGTTTCCAGGAAAATGTGCCTACTTTACTGGTTATCTCGCCATTATCGTCGGGTGTGGACTTACCATCCTTGTACAGTCAAGTTCCATCTTCACGTCGGCCATGACCCCACTGGTAGGTGTTGGTGTGATCAGCATAGAGAGAATGTACCCGTTAACCCTAGGTGCAAACATCGGTACAACCACCACAGGTATCCTTGCCGCTCTAGCACAAGACGCTGGTGATATCAAAGAACCGCTGCAGCTGGCATTCTGTCATCTATTTTTCAATATCTCTGGTATTCTTCTGTTTTATCCACTCCCTTTTACGAGGTTTCCCATTGACCTAGCGAAATTTCTCGGGACCAAGACATCAAAATACAGATGGTTcgccattttttatttaatctttATGTTTTTCCTGTTGCCATTGCTCGTGTTTGGACTGTCCCTCGCTGGCTGGCAGGTGATGGCCGGCGTTCTCATCCCCATCGCCGCTCTCATCGTCATCATCTGCTTAATCAAGACAATTCAAAAAAAGAAGCCGAGCATTCTACCGAAGTTTCTCCGTAACTGGAAGTTCCTGCCCCTGTGCTGCCGCTCTCTGGAGCCCATTGACAGAGTAATGCATTTATGTGTCTGTACATCAATGTCGTGTTGTGCCGAGAGTAAAGATATGCAGCTTGGGACAGAAGATAACGTAGAAACTACGAGAATTTAACTAGGactattttaattgtttaattgtgcggcgttttatttatacagtagtaaATAACAACACAAGATAAGTATGACGCAATAagtaataaatttcattttatactaAGACTCATTCTGTAACGCCGACACATTTATTCCGCTTTTCTACAATGCACACAGTGTTCGTCTTTTCATGAGTACCGggtataaatgttttatgtcattttctttttaaattcgtGAATCACTCTGCA
This genomic window contains:
- the LOC138318297 gene encoding sodium-dependent phosphate transport protein 2B-like, whose product is MLSNEPPPYNAKQEESFDNAGFVSDIGVIENGIDKKDVKEEEEEIDPWELPELKDNSTPFNEMTGNQKVVYILWVLLRFTLFLGFLYLFICSLDFLSSAFRLLGGKAAGEVFRNNVILRNPVTGVMIGILATVLVQSSSTSTSIVVAMVGAGLLDVPTGIPIVMGANIGTSVTNTIVALGQITDRDDFRRAFAGATVHDMFNWTCVLVLLPLEVISGYLFRLSRAIVDSLPLEKYSDGETDLLKAITKPFTKKIIQVDSGAIHKIAQNEEVDTLLEMCCKYEKPDPVNVTYSNGTLNMTEENKVCVEQCEFLFKDIGLKDTEIGGILLVIALILLCVCLLSIVKLLNSLLKGNIRRIIKKVINAEFPGKCAYFTGYLAIIVGCGLTILVQSSSIFTSAMTPLVGVGVISIERMYPLTLGANIGTTTTGILAALAQDAGDIKEPLQLAFCHLFFNISGILLFYPLPFTRFPIDLAKFLGTKTSKYRWFAIFYLIFMFFLLPLLVFGLSLAGWQVMAGVLIPIAALIVIICLIKTIQKKKPSILPKFLRNWKFLPLCCRSLEPIDRVMHLCVCTSMSCCAESKDMQLGTEDNVETTRI